The DNA region aatatataaaatataaatttataaaatttaattcTAACACtagaaaaattaattattaattatgCAAAAgttacatttatatatatacatttatttaacatgtattttttactttttgTGATGTAAATTAAAAGTCATTATAACATGAGGGCATGtcgtttttttttctcttttatTTGTAATGGTTCATTATCTGGTCCAAGATGTTGTTCTCCACCCCATGATAAAGGGAACCATATAGGATATATTCTcttatataagaatataaaaacttTATCATGTTGTTTAAGAACATTACTAAATATACATTTCATTTTTCCATGAGTTCCTAATGATTCAACTATTTTTCCAGTTAATCCATGTTTTGTATGCAATTCTACAGGTTTAAAATAATTGATATCTTTAGGattataaaacatatttcTAATGACagctttttttttatgaattttaaatatttttccaCAAAGAGATATTCTCTTCattataattcttttacAATCACAGCTTACAACTTTACCATGAGCAACTATTACAGAAGCATTATTAGCTTGGATATTAGAAAcattattttgttcatttgttatataatcatatgTATATTCAGTTTTACCACTCGTAAGtgaattatttatatcattagAAGTATCTAAAGAATATCCTAAGGTTTGTTGAAAATCTAAActattatatgaattattataataattattactattattattataactattactattattattattattattattattattattactaaTAGTATAGTTTTGTAATTGTTCTATTTGTTGGTAcaatttctttttaataaaaaatacgGGTGCTGCTGTTACAGTGGTAAAACCAAATATAGAGGcaacatatttttttccatGTTTTAAGTgtttttcatattttccTTTCGATTGTGGTCCTTTAATTATTTGTTCACTAAATACAGGACATCCTATAAAATGTCTGAAACCACAAATAATTTCAAAAATATCCTTTGATTCAACTTTGTCAGAATAAAATGTAGTTCTATTTACTTCCATATTTAAAACTGTAACTTTTCTTTCAAAAGGTAATAAACTTGATACAATAAGTGGTATATCATTTCTTTTGTTGTTAAGATTATTTAATAGTTTTccatcatttttaataacaaatataCAATAGGTATCTGTTAATGTAAATTCTCCATTTACTATTTTACAATTTtgtataaatttttttctcgaatattttattaagTTTTCAGAACTTTCATAATCATATATACGTGAATATTCTAATGGCAAATCTTCATATACATCTACATATGAAGTTCTAAAACTTTGTAAACTTcgatattttttaaaacgTTCTCTTGCactaatatttttacatatatatacattatcGGAATTATTTGAATCTTTTTCAATACAGCTATCATCATTATGATCATCGCTATTATTATCTGTTTCATTTTCAGTTATATTATCAGTTATATCATCAgatatatcatcattattttcatcatccTCATCATATTTTTGGAATAAATCATTATTTCCATCCTCAGGATGGTTCATTGAAAATTGTTTATTTTGTGTTTCATtgattatattaaaattattaataatattattattattattattgtcgttgttgttgttgttgtgGTTCATCATTCCGTATTTGTCATATGAGCAAATAAAATCATCGTTTGCTTCATGTTTTTCGTTAGATATATAAGTCCACATATTATTGGTATTATTATTGCTTGAGTTAGCTTTTTCCACATTATTTTGTTGATTATTACATTGAGTATTATTTGTATAGttttccatattattattcatattgtatttataaacAGTGTAAGTgtcatttatattatcatcattattattatatatattagttGTAGTACTACTATCATTGAATGTATTAGTaatactattattatttccaCTTATGTTGTAGTTATcataagaaaaaaaatttgaagCAGTAAATTCAGGTATATCCTTATTTTTAAGGGTCATTAAACtattcataaatatattattattattattatcttctaCAACATATGGTCGTATACATGTCATATCTTCTTCCtcattaaatatacatttaattGGCTTATGCTTcatatcataataattatattttgtatgACTATTAAgtattttattattgttagataaaaaattaaataaaaattcaCTTTGACTTGTTTGTTGATTATTTGgatttaataaaaaggaatatCTTAAATTTGTTTCACCAAAAAATCTTTTTTCTGTTAGGATATctattaaataaatattatcGATATAATAATCTCCTACATGAGTTATATGTATAGGATTATGATAATTGAACCCTACTCCTTTTATAAAAccttttatatatatacaatcATTTTCAGGATTATATGAACAAGAATCTGCCATCATATAACCTCTACCTTCTCTATAAGaaacatttttaattttcatatttgttatttcattatataatttttgaaaatctgaatttttattttcactaataaagaatattttatcGTCCATTGTAAATTCAGAATTAAAATATCTCATAACAAATTTGTGAGAACTCTTATTGGACATATTTGTATTGTAACCTATACCAATAATAGATGGAACTCCttgtatttttaatacagataataattcataACCTAATTCATCAAAACAAGAATTTTCAATATTTCCATCtttaaataaacataatataacatCAGCACATTTTGTTCCATCAATAATACCATATATATCTCTTGGTATATCATAAATAACAAAtgattttcttttctttttctttttatcaTTTGAATGTACagtatatatatcatataattttatattatctatatcAATATGTTCTTCATTTTGTTCACATAAATATTCTATAAATTCTTTCTTAAAAGAAAGTATATCCACATCTTCATGGAAAGctaataaacatatattcAAGCAATTATAAAAAGGTATATGTTTAGCTTTTTCTTCTCtctcattttttaattgatCACTTTTGCTATAATATGATTGAATCTTCctttgtaatatattactatatttttcattaatatcatttttattttttttcttttggatattttttatactcttcttcttcttcttctgattttttatctttttaaattgtttatttttttgttttaaatGTGATTTATgtttcattatataaaacagataggttattataatatgtacataatatatataaaaatatatatatatatatatatatatatatatgtataatatgttttctttattttattttaagttattattttttttattttaatttaatattttcattaaaatattataaatatttttctgataaaatttatttttgtcCTTTTGGAAAAATCTTATcaatataaaatacatacataaatataCTTAATGTATTGTTATATTTCAGTTAAACCAAATATAGAATTAATTTAACCTTTAAAAAAGAGcagaaaatataaaaatatgaaaaaataagaaattgctttttttatactatacatatggatatattattatacctataaatattttttttttggtaaGATGAGAATTGTTATTCatttcttaaaaataacaattcattatattttataaaaatatgtaacaatatataaagagcaatgttgtaaatattacaaacaaaacgtttttttttttttattttatatttttttaaataatgtaatatatataaatatatatatattatatataattttaattttatagaaagaaaaaataaaaacttttttcttatgaaataataccttattatttattataatatatataaatattaatatttataattaatattatatatggtattatatatatatatatatatatataatatttttgttacGTACTAATTTTCAATAatgcaaaaaaaaaaaaaaaatttaattcTTAAGAATTCAATAATgggaaaatataaacatatatattaaaaatatataaattaaaatttttagaacaatttattaattaatttaaaattaatattcttcaaattgtttaatatttaaattgataaaaaataaaaaataaaactataaacaataaattcgtaaacaaaatattatgtttttatacaatatgttttttattatacttttttaacgttttttttgtaaaacATCTACATTGcaactttttttttctttagtttttataaaaccaaaaaataaaataatgaaaatgtaaatattataaaataatataaaataacataaaatacataatataatacgacatatttgttattattaatatattaataaatattacttcattttaatataagaatgaatggttctataaaaatatattattatattgagatatcttaataatataaaaaataagaaaaataatgaaacatttttaaattataattgtatattatcataaaatacacatttttaaaagttTAAGTACTTTTCTTTCTTTcttacttttttttttttttttttttttttttttgttccttctataaaaatatatcatatgCGCATA from Plasmodium gaboni strain SY75 chromosome 14, whole genome shotgun sequence includes:
- a CDS encoding putative small subunit rRNA processing factor; this encodes MKHKSHLKQKNKQFKKIKNQKKKKKSIKNIQKKKNKNDINEKYSNILQRKIQSYYSKSDQLKNEREEKAKHIPFYNCLNICLLAFHEDVDILSFKKEFIEYLCEQNEEHIDIDNIKLYDIYTVHSNDKKKKKRKSFVIYDIPRDIYGIIDGTKCADVILCLFKDGNIENSCFDELGYELLSVLKIQGVPSIIGIGYNTNMSNKSSHKFVMRYFNSEFTMDDKIFFISENKNSDFQKLYNEITNMKIKNVSYREGRGYMMADSCSYNPENDCIYIKGFIKGVGFNYHNPIHITHVGDYYIDNIYLIDILTEKRFFGETNLRYSFLLNPNNQQTSQSEFLFNFLSNNNKILNSHTKYNYYDMKHKPIKCIFNEEEDMTCIRPYVVEDNNNNNIFMNSLMTLKNKDIPEFTASNFFSYDNYNISGNNNSITNTFNDSSTTTNIYNNNDDNINDTYTVYKYNMNNNMENYTNNTQCNNQQNNVEKANSSNNNTNNMWTYISNEKHEANDDFICSYDKYGMMNHNNNNNDNNNNNNIINNFNIINETQNKQFSMNHPEDGNNDLFQKYDEDDENNDDISDDITDNITENETDNNSDDHNDDSCIEKDSNNSDNVYICKNISARERFKKYRSLQSFRTSYVDVYEDLPLEYSRIYDYESSENLIKYSRKKFIQNCKIVNGEFTLTDTYCIFVIKNDGKLLNNLNNKRNDIPLIVSSLLPFERKVTVLNMEVNRTTFYSDKVESKDIFEIICGFRHFIGCPVFSEQIIKGPQSKGKYEKHLKHGKKYVASIFGFTTVTAAPVFFIKKKLYQQIEQLQNYTISNNNNNNNNNNSNSYNNNSNNYYNNSYNSLDFQQTLGYSLDTSNDINNSLTSGKTEYTYDYITNEQNNVSNIQANNASVIVAHGKVVSCDCKRIIMKRISLCGKIFKIHKKKAVIRNMFYNPKDINYFKPVELHTKHGLTGKIVESLGTHGKMKCIFSNVLKQHDKVFIFLYKRIYPIWFPLSWGGEQHLGPDNEPLQIKEKKKRHALML